Proteins from a genomic interval of Sporolactobacillus sp. Y61:
- a CDS encoding bifunctional adenosylcobinamide kinase/adenosylcobinamide-phosphate guanylyltransferase gives MHFVTGGAFNGKTEWVKNFYHHPGESDFDVVSACALTDPAAGLDLSQSENLMIVGMEQWVRKELTKNHADQVRSLFNERLESWSQWEKEEASRMLVIIGTDITKGIVPVDKNDRLWRDVTGWVFQDIAKRADRVDVIWYGLNQRLK, from the coding sequence ATGCACTTCGTTACGGGAGGTGCCTTTAACGGAAAAACAGAGTGGGTGAAAAATTTCTATCATCACCCTGGTGAAAGTGACTTTGATGTTGTTTCTGCCTGCGCACTTACAGATCCGGCAGCGGGCCTGGATCTAAGCCAGTCTGAGAACTTAATGATAGTTGGGATGGAGCAGTGGGTAAGAAAAGAATTAACGAAGAACCATGCAGATCAGGTCAGATCCCTTTTTAATGAGAGACTGGAAAGCTGGAGCCAGTGGGAAAAGGAAGAAGCCAGCCGAATGCTCGTTATTATCGGGACAGACATAACGAAAGGCATTGTCCCTGTAGATAAGAATGATCGACTGTGGCGAGACGTTACCGGATGGGTCTTTCAGGATATTGCCAAACGGGCAGATCGTGTCGATGTGATCTGGTATGGGCTGAACCAAAGATTAAAATGA
- a CDS encoding extracellular solute-binding protein, with translation MKLKKWLLLVGAAASIFLLSSCGSSSSSNDSGDTTTIKIAWRALGKNDSMYRIYNKKWIADFEKENPNIKISLQPINATEGDYFSKLDLAMKSAETTPDIVNEDTFILPADAKAGYLQPLDAYLSEWPDWKNFTDSLKKGSQGSDGKQYGIPGTTDARGVWTNLNVTKKAGLSTNWKPKTWQDLIDAAKKIKNAEPNVIPFAMGVSTTNGESVSMQTFEQLLYGTGETLYNEKTKKWNVDSKGILASLNFINQIYNKDKTGPSLSVAMNSNYGSTIFQDKIPKNQVGLAMDGIWNTGNWSKGGAAPMPNMAKVLAFNLMPTQNGEKPGFVTMAGGWSWAIPKNSQHKDAAFEVLKAMNTKELAVQRALQEGTLTVRDDAAKDPEYLKKPFIKEATEALKNAYFRPKNDLYPKVSIAIQQMVESVATEQKSPNEAAAKYASDVKGIVGAENTETQK, from the coding sequence ATGAAGTTGAAGAAGTGGTTGTTATTGGTTGGAGCGGCTGCGAGCATCTTCCTGTTGAGTTCTTGTGGCTCTTCCAGTTCCAGCAATGATTCAGGTGACACAACAACGATTAAGATCGCTTGGCGGGCACTTGGTAAGAATGATAGTATGTATCGAATCTACAACAAAAAATGGATTGCCGATTTTGAAAAGGAAAATCCGAATATTAAAATTTCTCTTCAGCCAATCAATGCCACAGAGGGCGACTATTTTTCAAAACTTGATTTGGCCATGAAATCTGCCGAAACCACTCCGGATATCGTTAATGAGGATACCTTCATTTTGCCCGCCGATGCGAAGGCAGGTTATCTGCAGCCTTTGGATGCTTATTTATCCGAATGGCCTGATTGGAAAAACTTTACCGATTCACTGAAGAAGGGAAGCCAGGGATCAGATGGTAAACAATATGGTATTCCCGGTACGACAGATGCACGCGGCGTGTGGACTAACTTGAACGTGACCAAGAAGGCCGGCCTTTCTACCAATTGGAAGCCAAAGACTTGGCAAGATTTAATCGATGCCGCAAAGAAGATTAAGAACGCGGAACCAAATGTCATCCCGTTCGCAATGGGTGTATCGACAACTAACGGTGAATCTGTCTCCATGCAAACTTTTGAACAGCTTTTATATGGCACGGGTGAAACACTTTATAACGAAAAAACAAAGAAGTGGAATGTCGACTCGAAAGGAATTTTAGCCAGTCTGAATTTCATTAACCAGATTTACAACAAGGATAAGACAGGGCCCAGTCTTTCAGTTGCCATGAATAGTAACTACGGTTCCACGATTTTCCAAGATAAGATTCCGAAGAATCAGGTAGGTTTGGCTATGGATGGTATTTGGAATACCGGCAACTGGTCTAAAGGTGGTGCGGCGCCAATGCCAAATATGGCCAAGGTACTGGCATTTAATTTGATGCCAACGCAAAACGGTGAGAAACCTGGATTTGTTACCATGGCCGGCGGCTGGTCGTGGGCGATCCCCAAAAATTCTCAGCATAAAGATGCCGCGTTCGAAGTGCTGAAAGCCATGAACACCAAGGAACTGGCCGTTCAACGTGCCTTACAAGAAGGTACGTTGACCGTTCGCGACGATGCCGCTAAAGATCCTGAATACTTGAAGAAGCCGTTTATAAAGGAGGCCACCGAAGCCCTGAAAAATGCCTACTTCCGCCCGAAGAATGACCTGTATCCAAAGGTTTCCATTGCCATCCAACAAATGGTTGAATCCGTAGCTACTGAACAAAAATCTCCGAATGAAGCTGCGGCAAAGTATGCGTCAGATGTCAAAGGCATTGTTGGCGCCGAAAATACAGAAACACAGAAATAA
- a CDS encoding ATP-binding protein encodes MKAQDEVQVPYAVVSYSAFRTAVMECISAGGHPFIVIIHNFCGNDAWAELVTGVKKGLKELNFMDVQITGSTETNFQLKQSTVGLTVLGKKAMGGVEVPLNIKKQKVAVIGSPLVGEAVRDRPEEIASLHLFDSIAQISGVTLFPVGSKGILYELNQAFSENMNDRQVQTDVDIMKSSGPSTCFIAIYPKNLEDRIQSEAGSLFHPVQFEV; translated from the coding sequence ATGAAGGCTCAGGATGAGGTCCAAGTGCCGTATGCTGTGGTGTCTTACTCTGCTTTTCGAACAGCGGTAATGGAATGTATTTCGGCAGGAGGCCATCCTTTTATTGTGATCATCCACAATTTTTGCGGGAACGATGCCTGGGCTGAACTTGTTACAGGGGTAAAAAAAGGGCTGAAAGAACTGAATTTCATGGATGTACAAATTACAGGCAGTACAGAAACCAACTTCCAACTGAAACAGTCAACGGTGGGTCTGACGGTATTGGGAAAAAAGGCAATGGGAGGGGTTGAAGTCCCACTAAATATCAAAAAGCAAAAGGTAGCTGTTATCGGCTCACCGCTTGTTGGCGAAGCGGTGCGGGACAGACCAGAAGAGATCGCTTCCCTCCATTTATTCGATTCAATAGCTCAGATCAGTGGTGTTACTCTTTTTCCTGTAGGCTCTAAAGGAATTTTATATGAATTGAATCAGGCATTCTCGGAAAATATGAATGATCGTCAAGTGCAGACAGATGTCGATATCATGAAATCTTCAGGACCGTCAACCTGCTTTATTGCTATTTATCCAAAAAATTTAGAAGACAGGATCCAGAGTGAAGCAGGTTCACTCTTTCATCCTGTGCAGTTTGAGGTTTAA
- a CDS encoding iron ABC transporter permease codes for MPKRFIRINLNNRKAAYVIAVSFLMVSLFLGISIGTVYIPLKDLLQIGLGMLHVIPEDHVDQTLSTIVISIRLPRVVLAGLVGASLAVAGAAFQGLLRNPLADPYTLGVSSGASVGAVVTLFFHFTLPFFGHYTLPMISIVFSWLTILLVLLFAQKVDRSMRVETIILTGIIFSSFLSAMISLMIALTGEELRQIIGWLLGGVSMRGWAYVQIIFPFFIIGSLMLMLNAKELNALTFGEEKAYHLGVNVQKRKMLILTAGSILTGAAVAVSGTIGFAGLVIPHVVRLLWGSDHRHVLPLSLLTGSGFLILADLVARTIISPIELPIGVITALIGAPVFAMILLNSRKEGRR; via the coding sequence TTGCCAAAGCGGTTTATCCGGATCAATTTAAATAACAGGAAAGCAGCTTATGTGATCGCTGTTTCTTTTCTCATGGTATCCCTGTTTCTTGGCATTTCAATTGGCACGGTTTATATTCCTTTAAAGGATTTACTTCAAATCGGCCTTGGGATGCTTCACGTGATACCAGAAGACCATGTAGATCAGACGTTATCGACGATTGTCATCAGCATTCGTCTGCCGCGTGTGGTTCTTGCAGGACTGGTGGGCGCATCGCTTGCTGTTGCAGGAGCTGCTTTTCAGGGATTATTACGGAATCCACTCGCCGACCCCTATACGTTAGGCGTTTCATCCGGGGCATCCGTGGGGGCTGTGGTGACTTTATTTTTTCATTTTACCCTGCCTTTTTTCGGCCACTATACGCTGCCCATGATTAGCATTGTCTTTTCATGGCTGACGATTTTGCTCGTTTTATTATTTGCTCAAAAAGTGGACCGATCGATGCGGGTCGAGACCATTATTCTCACAGGCATTATTTTCAGTTCTTTTTTAAGTGCGATGATTTCTCTAATGATCGCCTTGACAGGTGAGGAGTTAAGGCAGATTATCGGCTGGCTCCTGGGTGGTGTTTCGATGCGCGGCTGGGCTTATGTGCAAATTATTTTTCCCTTCTTCATCATCGGCTCTTTGATGCTGATGCTGAATGCAAAGGAATTAAATGCCCTGACTTTTGGCGAAGAGAAGGCTTACCATTTGGGTGTCAATGTTCAAAAAAGGAAGATGCTTATTTTAACAGCAGGATCGATTTTGACCGGGGCAGCGGTGGCCGTTTCCGGGACAATTGGTTTTGCAGGATTAGTGATTCCACATGTCGTGCGCTTATTATGGGGATCCGATCATCGACATGTATTACCGCTGTCGCTATTAACCGGAAGTGGTTTTTTAATTTTAGCTGATTTGGTCGCTCGAACCATTATTTCACCCATTGAGCTCCCTATTGGCGTCATTACGGCTTTGATTGGGGCTCCCGTCTTCGCAATGATTTTATTGAACAGCCGAAAAGAAGGAAGAAGATAA
- a CDS encoding bifunctional adenosylcobinamide kinase/adenosylcobinamide-phosphate guanylyltransferase, whose product MKSMMRAGTLIFITGGVRSGKSAFAECMAIQFAEATSGSLHYIATGRATDQEMESRILRHQEERKNGPYLWKTWEQPMDIGQLAPFFQKYDVVLLDCLTTLLSNELFHEGNHLEDGTIPQKVKDHIMNGLIAVSQNCRVLIVVSNEVLFEPIHQKLVLLYARLLGELHVQIVKIAERAYQMEAGIPLLMKGEPL is encoded by the coding sequence ATGAAGAGTATGATGCGGGCAGGAACGTTAATTTTTATCACAGGTGGTGTAAGGAGCGGCAAGAGCGCTTTTGCAGAATGCATGGCCATTCAATTCGCTGAAGCAACGTCCGGTTCCCTTCACTATATTGCAACGGGCAGAGCAACGGATCAAGAAATGGAAAGTCGTATTTTGCGCCATCAGGAGGAAAGAAAAAATGGTCCGTATCTCTGGAAAACATGGGAACAGCCGATGGATATCGGGCAGCTGGCTCCTTTTTTTCAAAAGTATGATGTTGTATTGCTTGATTGTTTAACGACGCTGTTAAGCAATGAACTTTTCCATGAAGGGAATCACCTGGAGGATGGGACCATTCCACAAAAAGTGAAAGATCACATAATGAACGGACTCATCGCCGTATCCCAGAACTGCAGGGTACTCATCGTTGTCAGTAATGAAGTGCTTTTTGAGCCGATCCATCAGAAGCTTGTCCTTTTATATGCCAGGCTCCTCGGCGAACTTCATGTGCAAATCGTAAAAATAGCTGAACGTGCGTATCAGATGGAAGCAGGGATTCCCCTGTTAATGAAAGGAGAACCACTTTGA
- a CDS encoding ATP-binding cassette domain-containing protein: MLKLENVSGGYPGNPVLKHVSFAVQKGELFGILGPNGSGKTTLLKMLSGILPYQKGSILVKDRSIRHYTAKELAQLMAVLPQISPQNFSYTVKEVVALGRYPHQKGLLHAWGEEDEAVIQRVMKQTHVKAFENHSIRELSGGEQQRVYLAQALAQEPELLLLDEPTNHLDLSYQKGLFDLLKQWTVQKKLTVISIFHDLNLAGLYCDRLLLLQNGEVQVDARPDEVLKEARVKNVYRTEVKKMPHPKVPAPQMLLLPERDSSEDRVLDATFLDIQEEWIAYQAPFQLRTLYSGVMGAGTGWYRSFVNRHVNQDEPRDDLEKVMALFLHKNGFEPSDTVGVMSSAFPEDVSCHLYKRDGFSLFVVVTAAAGSAVKASGGEEHALSGTTWLFIHGELSEEAFIQSMITATETKVNALRDSGVMGKTAIEGRPGHVLVAATQKGKKIGLTGPVTPLVKLISQGVEACTREALQKSRRREV; this comes from the coding sequence ATGCTAAAGCTTGAGAATGTTTCAGGGGGGTATCCGGGAAATCCGGTGCTTAAGCATGTCTCCTTTGCTGTTCAAAAAGGGGAACTGTTTGGTATATTAGGCCCGAATGGAAGTGGCAAGACCACCTTATTAAAAATGCTGAGCGGCATACTCCCTTATCAAAAGGGTTCCATTCTGGTAAAGGACCGCTCTATTCGCCATTATACGGCGAAAGAACTGGCGCAGCTCATGGCCGTACTCCCTCAGATTTCACCGCAAAATTTTTCCTATACAGTAAAAGAAGTCGTTGCGCTTGGCCGTTATCCGCACCAAAAAGGCCTGTTACACGCCTGGGGGGAAGAGGATGAAGCGGTCATTCAAAGGGTGATGAAACAAACCCATGTGAAGGCATTTGAAAATCATTCGATCCGGGAGCTGTCCGGTGGAGAACAGCAGCGCGTCTATCTGGCACAGGCTCTTGCCCAGGAACCGGAACTCTTACTTTTAGATGAACCCACGAATCATTTAGATCTTTCTTATCAAAAAGGGCTGTTCGATTTGTTAAAGCAATGGACGGTTCAAAAGAAATTGACCGTGATCTCTATTTTTCATGATCTAAATCTGGCCGGGCTATATTGCGATCGCCTGCTTTTGCTGCAGAATGGAGAAGTACAGGTGGATGCCCGCCCAGATGAAGTACTTAAAGAAGCAAGGGTGAAAAATGTCTACCGGACAGAAGTGAAGAAAATGCCCCACCCAAAGGTGCCCGCTCCACAAATGCTTCTCTTACCTGAACGGGATTCATCAGAAGATCGTGTACTAGATGCGACTTTTTTAGACATTCAGGAGGAGTGGATCGCTTATCAGGCGCCCTTTCAGCTGCGCACCCTGTATTCAGGCGTTATGGGTGCAGGCACAGGGTGGTATCGGAGCTTTGTAAACCGCCATGTGAACCAGGATGAACCACGCGATGATTTGGAAAAGGTGATGGCCTTATTTTTACACAAAAATGGTTTTGAGCCGAGTGACACGGTCGGAGTGATGTCATCTGCTTTCCCTGAAGATGTTTCCTGTCATTTATATAAGAGGGATGGGTTTTCTTTATTTGTTGTTGTGACAGCAGCTGCGGGGAGTGCCGTGAAGGCATCCGGGGGAGAGGAGCACGCTCTTTCAGGGACGACATGGCTGTTTATACATGGTGAACTTTCGGAGGAAGCATTTATTCAGAGTATGATCACAGCGACTGAGACAAAAGTAAATGCGCTGCGGGACTCAGGTGTCATGGGAAAAACTGCTATAGAGGGGCGACCAGGCCATGTGCTTGTGGCCGCTACACAAAAAGGAAAGAAGATCGGCCTCACAGGTCCCGTCACCCCACTCGTGAAGCTTATTAGCCAGGGAGTCGAGGCATGCACAAGGGAAGCCCTGCAAAAAAGCAGGAGAAGGGAGGTATGA
- a CDS encoding sugar ABC transporter permease, with translation MLPSFVLLLIFFITPMLLTILFSFTNLSLTGANASALQFVGFQNFAQMFRDPQLVQSIWNTLIFVVFSAIIGQCFFGFLIAFMMRGKNRTFRRIVGLIVIAAWVTPEVVVGFCWVAFLGDNGTLNMIAHSLLGIKPVAWLYTFPMVSVIIANIWRGTAFSMMIFQTALDDIPSEVEEAAVMDGATRWQSVTRITIPMVRGTIATNIMLVTLQTLGVFALIYTMTGGGPGNATSTLPVFMYKQAFVSYQLGYGTAISLVLLLIGALASLLYMRVLKVRI, from the coding sequence ATGCTCCCTAGTTTTGTCCTTTTGCTGATTTTCTTTATCACGCCGATGCTTTTAACGATTCTTTTCTCATTCACCAATCTCTCACTAACCGGTGCGAATGCTTCGGCATTGCAGTTCGTTGGTTTTCAAAATTTTGCACAGATGTTCCGAGACCCGCAATTGGTTCAATCAATATGGAATACGCTTATTTTTGTCGTGTTCTCGGCCATCATTGGCCAGTGTTTCTTCGGCTTTCTCATTGCCTTCATGATGCGGGGTAAAAATAGGACATTTCGACGTATTGTCGGTCTCATTGTCATCGCAGCCTGGGTGACTCCGGAAGTCGTTGTTGGTTTTTGTTGGGTAGCCTTTCTCGGTGATAATGGAACTTTAAACATGATTGCCCATAGTCTGTTGGGTATTAAACCGGTCGCGTGGCTCTATACTTTTCCAATGGTCAGCGTCATAATAGCGAATATTTGGCGGGGAACGGCATTTTCCATGATGATCTTTCAGACTGCTTTAGACGATATTCCGTCTGAAGTTGAGGAAGCCGCTGTCATGGACGGTGCTACTCGGTGGCAGTCGGTCACAAGAATCACAATTCCGATGGTGCGTGGGACAATTGCCACTAATATTATGTTGGTGACGCTGCAAACGCTAGGCGTATTTGCTTTAATCTACACCATGACCGGCGGCGGTCCAGGAAATGCAACATCGACTTTACCCGTGTTCATGTATAAGCAGGCCTTTGTCAGTTACCAACTAGGGTATGGCACCGCAATTTCACTGGTTCTATTGTTAATTGGTGCTCTCGCCAGCCTTTTGTATATGAGGGTGCTCAAAGTTCGAATTTAA
- a CDS encoding histidine phosphatase family protein: protein MDDGLVITLFRHGLTEENERHAYIGWTDSPLSKQGRAELSGKMLTPCHYVATSDLKRCRQTAELLFEHVSQEVYPEFREMNFGNWEGKTYEQLKDAGVYRRWLEDPFHVSPPQGESFQAFAKRIDQGWKKLKGKIMMEQLSRAVLVTHGGVIRYLLSSNSKEKTDFRDWNVSNGHGYALIWESRDMFRRGETCTSLREVPLTEKQSG, encoded by the coding sequence ATGGATGATGGTCTGGTTATTACATTATTTCGTCACGGTTTAACAGAAGAAAATGAGCGTCATGCTTATATCGGCTGGACGGATTCGCCTTTAAGCAAGCAGGGAAGGGCAGAGTTATCAGGAAAAATGTTGACCCCCTGCCATTATGTTGCGACAAGTGATTTAAAACGCTGCCGGCAAACGGCGGAGCTTCTCTTTGAACATGTTTCACAAGAGGTCTATCCGGAATTCAGAGAAATGAATTTTGGAAACTGGGAAGGCAAAACGTATGAACAATTGAAAGATGCAGGGGTCTATCGCAGATGGTTAGAAGATCCCTTCCATGTTTCCCCTCCCCAGGGCGAATCCTTTCAGGCATTTGCGAAGCGTATAGATCAAGGCTGGAAGAAGTTAAAAGGGAAAATCATGATGGAACAGCTGAGTCGGGCCGTTTTGGTCACCCATGGGGGCGTGATACGTTATTTATTATCTTCTAATTCAAAAGAAAAGACAGATTTCCGGGATTGGAACGTGTCAAACGGGCATGGCTACGCGCTCATCTGGGAAAGTCGGGACATGTTCAGGAGGGGAGAAACATGCACTTCGTTACGGGAGGTGCCTTTAACGGAAAAACAGAGTGGGTGA
- a CDS encoding ABC transporter substrate-binding protein — MKKRYTLFIVIMMILGVLAGCGQTDQTSSSQNKAEQGEKITYPVKIKDAVNQEVVIKKKPNKIVSLIPSNTEIAFALGLGDKIVGVSDFDNYPKDAIRKPKVGGTDLNVEKIISLKPDLVLAHASAAHDSKDGLQQLRDAGIPVVVVNDAQNFTQVYDSIDMIGKATGESEKADHLIQNMKSRIAAIKKKAAKIKAADKKKVYVEISGAPDIYTVGKNTFMNEMLSVIHADNIVKEEGWVKVDPEEIIRQNPDVIITTYGYYVKDAVKHVSNRKGWQEINAIKHKQVIDVNSDEVTRPGPRIVKGVEDLAKAVYPDQFK, encoded by the coding sequence GTGAAAAAAAGGTATACATTATTCATTGTTATCATGATGATTTTGGGCGTTTTAGCAGGTTGCGGTCAGACCGATCAAACGAGCTCCAGTCAGAACAAGGCAGAGCAGGGGGAAAAAATAACCTATCCGGTAAAGATTAAAGATGCGGTAAATCAAGAGGTAGTCATTAAGAAAAAACCGAATAAAATCGTTTCGTTGATCCCAAGTAATACAGAAATTGCTTTTGCTTTAGGACTTGGTGATAAAATCGTCGGTGTTTCAGATTTTGATAATTATCCAAAAGATGCAATCCGAAAGCCAAAAGTAGGCGGAACGGATCTGAATGTTGAAAAAATCATTTCCCTTAAACCGGATCTCGTGTTAGCGCATGCGTCAGCTGCTCATGATTCAAAAGATGGCTTACAGCAGCTCAGAGATGCAGGGATCCCCGTTGTCGTCGTTAATGATGCGCAGAATTTCACGCAAGTTTATGATTCTATTGATATGATCGGGAAAGCAACGGGTGAAAGTGAAAAAGCGGACCATCTTATTCAGAATATGAAAAGCAGGATCGCGGCGATTAAGAAAAAAGCCGCGAAAATTAAGGCAGCCGATAAGAAAAAGGTATACGTTGAAATTTCGGGTGCGCCGGATATTTATACGGTTGGGAAAAATACATTTATGAATGAAATGTTGTCTGTAATTCATGCCGACAACATTGTGAAAGAGGAGGGCTGGGTGAAGGTTGATCCTGAGGAAATCATCAGACAAAATCCGGATGTCATCATTACAACTTATGGATATTATGTAAAAGATGCCGTCAAACACGTGTCAAACCGAAAAGGATGGCAGGAGATAAACGCCATTAAACATAAGCAGGTCATCGATGTGAACTCAGACGAAGTGACGCGTCCAGGTCCGAGAATCGTCAAAGGGGTAGAAGATCTTGCCAAAGCGGTTTATCCGGATCAATTTAAATAA
- a CDS encoding ECF transporter S component, producing MRNRNKGNKLAWMSIFIALSVVGAYIKIPAVPGSIALDSFPSLVAAAVLGGPTGALTAAFGHLVSAYLGGFPLGPFHLFIAAEMALLVSGFVWLYNHVNQFIAGAFFLLGNAILAPLPFWFIISKGFYLTIVPPLFIGSLLNIGIALLTIPRVYAAFQVRWGKR from the coding sequence ATGAGAAATCGAAACAAGGGGAATAAACTTGCGTGGATGAGCATCTTCATTGCCTTATCCGTCGTCGGTGCTTATATTAAAATCCCTGCTGTGCCTGGCAGTATTGCTTTAGACAGTTTTCCGAGTCTGGTTGCAGCAGCTGTACTTGGTGGTCCGACCGGCGCACTCACTGCTGCTTTCGGTCATCTTGTTTCTGCGTATTTAGGCGGCTTCCCGTTGGGCCCCTTCCATCTATTCATAGCCGCTGAAATGGCTTTACTTGTTTCAGGATTTGTCTGGCTTTATAACCATGTCAATCAGTTCATCGCAGGCGCTTTCTTTTTACTCGGAAACGCCATACTTGCGCCGTTACCTTTTTGGTTCATCATAAGCAAGGGTTTCTATCTCACTATTGTACCGCCTTTATTCATCGGTTCTTTATTAAATATCGGTATTGCTTTACTTACGATACCCCGAGTGTATGCTGCTTTTCAAGTGAGGTGGGGAAAACGATGA
- a CDS encoding GntR family transcriptional regulator: protein MDFASRKPLYEQIYENLRDKINREMYPIGSKLPTEKELIQTYKVSRITVQKAVNLLAAEGLVRRRSGVGTTILKREKSLPSNTLLGLVVPGILKSFGTNLLIAMATETARYGYSLIIKFSQEDEQLETKCVQELLDLPVRGIFINPLQRSFYDPLLMQYILDDYPIVVMDKEFFGIDEMFVGSNHLNGARLLAKMIEKLGHTNLGVISYKDISNSTLQIRQDAFVQVYAHTDTPLKANTFAKIIETSYSHHDDDAALNLDIERIKQFILRKKPTCLVVPDSYIGALTREAISELHLKVPENICLTGFDINNELNQSIRYTYVKQSEATIAKLAVKMMADRLQGKSITKRVQKIPGEIVDCQTVIQKQLMHPLGQ, encoded by the coding sequence ATGGATTTTGCTTCGCGAAAACCACTATATGAGCAAATTTACGAAAACCTGCGGGATAAAATCAACCGAGAAATGTATCCTATCGGCAGCAAATTGCCCACTGAGAAAGAACTGATACAGACTTATAAAGTCAGTCGAATTACAGTCCAAAAAGCAGTGAATTTATTAGCAGCTGAAGGTTTGGTGAGAAGACGCTCCGGTGTTGGCACAACAATCTTGAAAAGAGAAAAAAGCCTTCCAAGCAACACATTGCTTGGACTAGTTGTACCGGGAATCCTTAAGAGTTTTGGCACCAATCTTTTGATTGCAATGGCTACGGAAACCGCGCGATATGGGTACTCGCTAATTATCAAATTTTCTCAGGAAGACGAACAGTTGGAAACCAAATGCGTTCAAGAATTGTTGGATCTCCCCGTTCGAGGTATTTTCATCAATCCATTGCAACGTTCATTCTACGATCCGTTACTGATGCAATATATACTGGATGATTACCCTATTGTTGTCATGGACAAGGAATTTTTTGGAATTGATGAAATGTTTGTGGGTTCAAATCATCTGAATGGTGCACGCCTCCTGGCAAAGATGATTGAAAAACTGGGTCATACCAACTTAGGAGTGATTTCCTATAAAGACATCAGTAATTCAACTCTGCAAATCCGCCAAGACGCCTTTGTCCAAGTTTATGCACATACGGATACACCGCTCAAAGCCAACACATTTGCTAAAATCATTGAAACCAGTTATAGCCATCATGATGACGACGCAGCCTTGAACTTAGATATCGAACGCATTAAACAATTCATTCTAAGAAAGAAACCGACCTGTTTAGTGGTTCCGGACAGCTACATCGGCGCGCTAACTCGTGAAGCGATTAGCGAGTTGCACCTGAAAGTACCTGAGAATATTTGCCTGACGGGATTTGATATTAACAATGAACTCAATCAATCCATCCGCTACACGTATGTGAAGCAAAGCGAAGCCACTATTGCTAAATTAGCTGTAAAAATGATGGCAGATCGCTTGCAGGGAAAGTCGATTACTAAGCGTGTGCAAAAAATTCCGGGAGAAATCGTTGATTGTCAAACGGTGATCCAGAAACAACTCATGCATCCACTTGGCCAGTGA
- the cobS gene encoding adenosylcobinamide-GDP ribazoletransferase: protein MKWIKGMIINLQLFTSIPIRCEISMDKDNINHAIKTFPILGLVQGLLYACILYLALNWTPFSSLAAAFFVWVAMIVITGGIHLDGWIDASDAYFAYQSIKKRLEIMKDPRTGAFGVLSVIVLLAAKFFFIYETVIRESATTYLLIAMIPLISKSIMGMLLIHVKGAKADGLGAYFKQAADKKTLGIYPIYFFIILVLAGSVNQRAFIGASILLVTMVVLYFGLSHKAVKWFGGITGDVVGASVEGSELVLWMMVWLLHYFVTV, encoded by the coding sequence ATGAAATGGATAAAAGGCATGATAATCAATTTACAACTTTTCACCTCTATTCCGATTCGCTGTGAGATTTCGATGGATAAAGACAACATCAATCATGCGATTAAGACCTTCCCCATTTTAGGTTTGGTACAAGGCCTTCTTTACGCATGCATCCTTTATCTTGCTTTGAACTGGACTCCTTTTTCTTCGCTGGCTGCTGCCTTTTTCGTGTGGGTGGCAATGATTGTGATCACGGGAGGGATTCATCTTGATGGGTGGATCGATGCAAGTGATGCCTATTTTGCCTATCAAAGTATAAAGAAACGACTGGAAATTATGAAGGATCCCCGGACAGGGGCCTTTGGCGTGCTTTCGGTGATCGTCCTTTTAGCGGCAAAATTTTTCTTTATCTATGAAACGGTTATACGGGAAAGTGCCACTACTTATCTTTTAATTGCCATGATTCCCCTCATCAGTAAAAGCATCATGGGCATGCTGCTCATTCATGTGAAAGGGGCAAAAGCTGACGGATTAGGCGCTTATTTTAAACAGGCTGCAGATAAAAAAACATTGGGTATTTATCCAATTTATTTTTTTATTATTCTCGTATTAGCGGGATCAGTAAATCAGCGAGCCTTCATTGGCGCATCTATCTTACTCGTCACCATGGTTGTGCTCTATTTTGGCCTATCTCATAAAGCCGTCAAGTGGTTTGGCGGCATTACAGGAGATGTCGTTGGCGCATCTGTAGAAGGGTCGGAGCTCGTGTTATGGATGATGGTCTGGTTATTACATTATTTCGTCACGGTTTAA